A part of Bufo bufo chromosome 7, aBufBuf1.1, whole genome shotgun sequence genomic DNA contains:
- the LOC121008035 gene encoding LOW QUALITY PROTEIN: craniofacial development protein 2-like (The sequence of the model RefSeq protein was modified relative to this genomic sequence to represent the inferred CDS: substituted 1 base at 1 genomic stop codon): MSPPRSEGVQNATGEERRASTSSTRKTEATGPKLKGCSAADVAGGERKVQFCKEQYCIGTXNVRSMNQGKLEVVKGEMARLNIDILGVSELKWTGMDEFNSDDHYIYYCEQESKKRNGVSLIVNKSVKNRIQGKPFNITVIQVHAPTTDADEAEADQFYQGLQDLLELTPIKDVTLIIGDWNAKVGNQKITGITGNFGLGEQNDAGQRLIEFCQENSLVITNTLFQQHKRRLYTWKSPNGQYQNQIDYILCSQRWRSSGQSAKTRPGADCGSDHQLLIAKIP, encoded by the coding sequence ATGAGCCCCCCCAGATCGGAAGGTGTCCAAAATGCTACTGGGGAAGAGCGAAGGGCAAGTACGAGTAGCACCAGAAAGACTGAAGCAACTGGGCCAAAACTGAAAGGATGCTCAGCTGCAGATGTGGCAGGAGGTGAAAGGAAAGTCCAATTCTGTAAAGAACAGTATTGTATAGGAACCTGAAACGTAAGATCTATGAACCAAGGCAAGTTGGAGGTGGTGAAAGGTGAGATGGCAAGACTCAACATCGACATCTTGGGAGTCAGTGAACTAAAATGGACAGGAATGGATGAATTTAATTCAGATGACCATTATATCTACTACTGTGAGCAAGAATCTAAAAAAAGGAATGGAGTATCCCTCATAGTCAATAAAAGTGTGAAAAATCGAATCCAAGGCAAACCATTCAACATCACTGTAATTCAAGTTCATGCCCCAACTACAGATGCTGATGAGGCTGAAGCTGACCAATTCTATCAAGGCCTACAAGACCTTCTAGAACTAACACCAATAAAAGATGTAACGCTCATCATAGGGGACTGGAATGCTAAAGTAGGAAATCAAAAGATAACTGGAATAACAGGCAATTTTGGCCTCGGGGAACAAAATGATGCAGGTCAGAGACTAATAGAATTTTGTCAAGAAAACTCGCTGGTCATAACAAACACACTTTTCCAACAGCACAAAAGACGACTATACACATGGAAATCACCGAATGGTCAATACCAAAATCAGATTGACTATATACTCTGTAGTCAGAGATGGAGAAGTTCTGGACAGTCAGCAAAAACAAGACCTGGTGCTGACTGTGGTTCAGATCATCAGCTTCTTATTGCAAAGATACCCTAG